A genomic segment from Syntrophotalea acetylenivorans encodes:
- the pheT gene encoding phenylalanine--tRNA ligase subunit beta — protein MIVSYNWLKEFVELDLTPEELSHRLTMAGLEVDAMDYLGAGLDTVIVARLNTVEQHPDADRLTLCEVDTGNDTMPVVCGATNHKVGDLIALAQVGSVLPGDFKIKKGKIRGQVSMGMLCSEKELGLADESAGIMILPAGLPLGQPVFEALGLKDVRYELGLTPNRPDCLSIVGVAREVAAIVGRPLQVSHQTPVENGEAIADSTSIHLEEKGLCPRYAARLIRGVKIGPSPEWLVRRLDAVGMRSINNVVDVTNLILMELGHPLHAFDFNLLRDQRIVVRRAVDGDSFTTLDGQERLLCSDDLVICDGQGPVALAGIMGGQNSEVGDETTDILLESAYFNPATIRRTSKRLGMHTEASHRFERGADVDMVPIALDKAASLIAEVAGGGLAKGIIDCYPEPLVERQITLDVTRANKVLGLKLASDDILGLLRAICLDAQPAADRDNEILYVKIPAFRPDLEREIDLIEEVARLHGYDQIPVTMPASRMICHRPAPQQRLVRRLRDVMVAGGFSETINYSFIAPEWDRLNLSEDDCRRQNVKILNPLSEDQSVMRTSLVPSMLESVSRNRAYRSLDLRLFELRPVFQPVDGEELPRESLRLCAAICGRREPLGWAQTSEEVDFFDLKGQVEKLMEEFRLGPISWDNSLSEAFYHPGKSCVLKSRSGLLGSIGEIHPQVLENFDIDQAVYLLDLDLTAFFSAMLTDKKFQSLSRFPDVCRDSALLVDNEISAEQVFAVIDQARGRFVEDFTLFDTYRGPGIPDDKKSLAIRVRYRSSDKTLTEEEITAGHERIIKALGKKLGAEIR, from the coding sequence ATACGGGTAATGACACCATGCCTGTAGTCTGTGGCGCCACAAATCACAAGGTCGGCGATCTCATTGCTCTCGCCCAGGTCGGCAGTGTTTTGCCCGGTGATTTCAAAATCAAAAAGGGAAAAATCCGCGGCCAGGTCTCTATGGGCATGCTTTGCTCAGAAAAGGAACTCGGGTTGGCTGATGAATCAGCCGGAATCATGATTTTGCCAGCTGGATTGCCCCTTGGGCAGCCGGTGTTTGAAGCTCTTGGTTTAAAGGATGTTCGTTATGAACTGGGACTTACGCCGAACCGACCTGATTGCCTGAGTATCGTCGGTGTCGCCCGGGAGGTAGCTGCTATCGTCGGTCGCCCCTTGCAAGTCAGCCATCAGACCCCTGTAGAAAATGGTGAGGCCATTGCTGACAGCACCTCTATACATCTTGAAGAGAAGGGACTTTGTCCCCGGTATGCCGCTCGATTGATTCGAGGAGTCAAGATTGGACCTTCGCCCGAATGGCTGGTTCGGCGGTTGGATGCCGTGGGAATGAGATCCATCAACAATGTCGTGGATGTGACCAATCTGATATTGATGGAGTTGGGTCACCCCTTGCATGCTTTCGACTTTAACCTGCTGCGTGACCAACGCATTGTGGTTCGTCGGGCCGTCGATGGCGATAGTTTTACAACCTTGGATGGCCAGGAACGTTTGCTTTGCAGTGATGATCTGGTGATCTGCGACGGCCAGGGACCTGTCGCCCTGGCTGGTATTATGGGGGGACAAAACTCAGAAGTGGGCGATGAAACAACGGATATCCTCCTAGAGAGTGCCTATTTCAATCCTGCTACGATTCGTCGGACCAGCAAACGTCTTGGTATGCATACCGAAGCTTCTCACCGTTTTGAGCGTGGGGCCGATGTCGACATGGTACCCATAGCGCTCGACAAGGCCGCATCCCTGATTGCCGAAGTGGCCGGTGGGGGTCTCGCCAAGGGGATTATTGATTGTTATCCCGAGCCCCTGGTTGAGAGACAGATCACTCTCGATGTCACAAGGGCTAACAAGGTCCTGGGTCTTAAGCTGGCAAGCGACGATATCCTTGGTTTGCTGCGGGCTATCTGCCTCGATGCACAGCCGGCCGCTGATCGGGACAATGAAATTCTTTATGTCAAAATTCCCGCCTTTCGACCCGACCTCGAGCGTGAAATTGATCTGATCGAGGAAGTCGCCCGTCTGCACGGCTACGATCAGATACCCGTTACCATGCCTGCCAGCCGTATGATCTGTCATCGTCCTGCCCCTCAGCAACGGTTGGTGCGTCGATTGAGAGATGTCATGGTGGCAGGAGGCTTTTCCGAAACCATTAATTATTCTTTTATCGCTCCCGAATGGGACCGTTTGAACTTATCTGAAGACGATTGTCGCCGGCAGAATGTAAAAATTCTCAATCCTCTATCGGAAGATCAATCGGTTATGCGCACCAGTCTGGTGCCAAGCATGCTCGAGAGCGTCTCCCGTAACCGGGCCTACAGGTCATTGGATCTGAGGCTCTTCGAATTGCGGCCGGTTTTCCAACCTGTGGATGGAGAAGAGTTACCTCGGGAAAGCCTGCGTCTTTGCGCTGCAATTTGCGGTCGTCGTGAGCCTCTCGGCTGGGCCCAAACTTCAGAGGAGGTAGATTTTTTTGATCTGAAGGGCCAAGTAGAAAAATTGATGGAAGAGTTTCGCCTCGGCCCGATAAGCTGGGATAATAGCCTGAGTGAAGCGTTTTATCATCCGGGGAAATCCTGTGTTCTGAAAAGTCGATCGGGATTGTTGGGCAGTATCGGTGAGATTCATCCCCAGGTCCTTGAAAACTTTGACATTGACCAAGCTGTGTATCTGCTCGATCTCGATCTCACTGCATTTTTCTCCGCCATGCTTACAGATAAGAAATTCCAGTCGCTTTCTCGTTTTCCCGATGTTTGCAGGGACAGCGCGTTGCTGGTTGATAACGAAATCAGTGCCGAACAAGTGTTCGCCGTTATCGACCAGGCTCGAGGGCGTTTTGTGGAAGACTTTACGTTGTTTGACACGTATCGCGGGCCCGGAATCCCCGATGACAAAAAGAGCCTTGCGATCAGGGTTCGCTATCGCAGTTCTGACAAAACTCTCACTGAAGAAGAGATAACGGCCGGGCATGAGCGCATTATCAAAGCTCTCGGAAAAAAGCTCGGGGCGGAAATTCGTTAA
- a CDS encoding integration host factor subunit alpha, whose product MTKADLVESVYLKTGFSKKESAQIVETVFDLMKSTLEKGEKIKLAGFGNFVVKNKATRKGRNPQTGDEIEISSRKILTFKPSQVLKSVINSQD is encoded by the coding sequence ATGACTAAGGCGGACCTTGTAGAGAGTGTTTACCTGAAAACCGGTTTTTCAAAAAAGGAGTCCGCGCAGATTGTTGAAACGGTTTTCGATCTGATGAAGTCGACTCTGGAAAAAGGCGAGAAAATCAAACTGGCCGGTTTTGGCAACTTTGTTGTTAAAAACAAGGCGACCCGTAAGGGGAGAAACCCCCAGACCGGAGATGAAATCGAAATCAGTTCTCGCAAGATTTTGACTTTCAAGCCCAGTCAGGTACTCAAGTCTGTTATTAACAGTCAGGATTAA
- a CDS encoding MerR family transcriptional regulator, translating to MDKSIPDKLYFKIGEVVSLTGIKAHVLRYWESEFGADIRPVKSSGRQRLYRRQDIDLILQLKDLLYRQGYTIAGAKKKLRTKASDEDTPTQASEAEQSTELLKELRSDLVRLRKMLKN from the coding sequence ATGGATAAGTCCATCCCCGACAAGCTCTATTTTAAAATAGGCGAAGTTGTCAGCCTTACTGGCATCAAGGCCCATGTGTTGCGATACTGGGAGTCTGAGTTCGGTGCGGATATCCGTCCTGTTAAGAGCAGCGGTCGGCAACGTCTCTATCGCAGGCAGGATATTGATCTCATTCTGCAGCTGAAAGACCTTCTCTATCGGCAGGGTTACACCATTGCTGGTGCAAAAAAGAAATTGCGCACCAAAGCCAGTGACGAGGATACTCCCACTCAGGCTTCCGAGGCCGAACAGAGTACCGAATTGTTAAAAGAATTGCGGAGTGATCTTGTCAGGCTTCGCAAGATGTTAAAGAATTGA
- the surE gene encoding 5'/3'-nucleotidase SurE: MLILVTNDDGVHSPGLASLASTLSELGQVVIVAPDRERSAIGHALTLHSPLRADLIKSDVYAVDGTPTDCVNLGIHGLFNARPDLVVSGINRGANMGEDVTYSGTVSAAMEATLMGVPAFAVSLDMSAGDNSDYVAAASFAKDLATKIIRHGLPSDTFLNVNVPAGTPAGTKITRQGKRRYDDMIVEKVDPRGRKYYWIGGGQCQFEEIPGSDFLALAEGYISVTPLHLDLTNYRSFESLRQWQSTADKAFFSTDND; this comes from the coding sequence TTGCTGATTCTGGTAACCAACGATGACGGCGTCCATTCTCCCGGCTTAGCTTCCCTGGCTTCTACTCTATCAGAACTTGGTCAGGTGGTGATTGTCGCTCCAGACCGTGAGCGTAGCGCCATCGGACATGCTCTTACTCTCCATTCTCCATTACGTGCTGACCTGATAAAGTCGGATGTTTATGCCGTGGACGGCACTCCCACCGATTGTGTCAACCTTGGCATTCACGGGCTTTTTAACGCTCGACCCGACCTGGTTGTCTCGGGGATTAATCGAGGGGCTAACATGGGCGAAGATGTGACCTATTCCGGGACCGTATCCGCCGCCATGGAGGCAACGTTGATGGGGGTACCTGCCTTTGCCGTTTCTCTGGATATGTCCGCCGGGGATAATTCCGATTATGTCGCTGCAGCATCTTTTGCCAAGGATTTGGCAACGAAAATCATTCGCCATGGTTTGCCCAGCGATACGTTTCTCAATGTCAATGTCCCAGCGGGAACTCCTGCAGGTACTAAAATAACCCGCCAGGGCAAGCGCCGCTACGACGATATGATTGTGGAGAAAGTTGACCCAAGAGGACGCAAGTACTACTGGATTGGCGGTGGTCAGTGTCAATTTGAAGAGATCCCCGGAAGTGACTTTCTGGCTCTGGCCGAGGGCTATATTTCGGTGACCCCTCTTCATCTGGATTTGACCAACTATCGCTCTTTTGAAAGCCTGCGGCAATGGCAGTCCACCGCCGATAAGGCCTTTTTTTCTACCGATAACGATTAA
- a CDS encoding protein-L-isoaspartate(D-aspartate) O-methyltransferase gives MDYSIARRLMVERQIVGRGIHDPLVVEAMKKVPRHRFVEEALWAQAYSDNPLPIGEKQTISQPYMVALMTQALELKGGEKILEIGTGSGYQAAILSQIVSRVYSVERISALARRARRVLDDIGCRNVNIKLSDGTIGWETEAPFDGIIVTAGSPKVPSHYLEQLTIGGRLIIPVGGRGCQVLKRIVRLGQVDYKEEDLLDCRFVPLIGKDGWSEGEGPL, from the coding sequence ATGGACTATTCAATAGCCCGCCGCCTGATGGTTGAAAGGCAGATTGTGGGGAGGGGTATTCACGATCCCCTGGTGGTTGAGGCAATGAAGAAAGTACCCCGTCATCGATTTGTCGAAGAAGCCTTGTGGGCCCAGGCTTATAGTGACAATCCTTTACCCATAGGTGAGAAACAGACTATTTCTCAACCCTATATGGTTGCTTTGATGACGCAGGCCCTTGAACTCAAAGGAGGGGAGAAGATACTTGAGATCGGTACGGGTTCTGGATATCAGGCGGCCATCCTGTCTCAAATTGTCTCCCGTGTCTACAGTGTAGAGCGCATTTCGGCTTTGGCGAGGCGTGCACGTAGGGTCCTTGATGATATCGGTTGTCGAAACGTTAATATTAAGCTGAGCGATGGAACGATCGGCTGGGAAACAGAGGCCCCCTTTGATGGCATAATTGTCACCGCCGGCTCACCTAAGGTACCATCCCATTATCTTGAACAACTGACTATCGGCGGCCGCCTGATCATTCCCGTCGGTGGCCGAGGCTGCCAGGTTCTGAAACGCATTGTTCGCCTTGGCCAAGTGGATTATAAAGAGGAAGATCTTCTCGATTGTCGTTTTGTGCCGCTGATAGGGAAGGATGGATGGTCCGAAGGGGAGGGTCCGTTATGA
- a CDS encoding YqaA family protein: MILLRRLYDWVLHWAHTPYGVPALFLLAFAESSFFPLPPDILLLALCLSLPARSYRFAFITTVGSVVGGMVGYFIGSTLWGATSDLFYQYVPGFTPTGFSHIQQLFSSYDFWVIFTAGFTPVPYKIFTIGAGVFEINFPLFVVTSVISRGLRFFILAWLIHTFGDKVKAAIDKYFNLLTLIFMVLLLGGFLLFTGLR; this comes from the coding sequence ATGATTTTATTGCGCCGTCTTTACGATTGGGTATTGCACTGGGCGCATACTCCTTATGGCGTCCCTGCTTTGTTTCTATTGGCTTTTGCCGAATCGTCTTTTTTCCCTCTACCTCCCGATATCCTGCTGTTGGCGCTGTGTTTGTCCTTGCCTGCTCGATCTTATCGCTTCGCCTTCATCACTACAGTTGGTTCTGTCGTCGGTGGTATGGTCGGGTACTTTATTGGGTCGACCCTCTGGGGGGCGACCTCCGATCTTTTTTATCAGTATGTGCCCGGATTCACTCCGACTGGCTTTAGCCATATTCAACAGTTGTTTTCTTCTTATGACTTCTGGGTAATATTTACGGCTGGATTTACTCCGGTACCATACAAGATATTTACCATCGGGGCCGGGGTTTTTGAAATAAACTTTCCGCTTTTCGTAGTGACCTCCGTGATCAGCCGTGGCCTTCGTTTCTTCATTTTAGCTTGGTTAATTCATACGTTTGGCGATAAAGTTAAAGCAGCTATCGATAAATATTTCAACCTTTTGACCCTGATTTTCATGGTCTTGCTTTTGGGGGGCTTCCTACTTTTTACGGGGTTGCGATGA
- a CDS encoding peptidoglycan DD-metalloendopeptidase family protein: MFSALRLALLLALFLFFSGCAAPKGVYHTVKRGQTLYRIGHVYRVDVNHIARINRLTDRSQLEVGQRLFIPGADSVKYVPPMAVARSKKSVKLPTRKSQKPVARQASRPATKKQSSKPVSRSVPRPVQPTKKAMATKGVFVWPVQGKVIKKFGQNGKHANKGIEVSARGGSAIVAAAAGKVTYSGDGIKGFGNLIILKHDDSYFTVYGFNQANLVKSGSFVSQGQKIALAGKPPAGGNPRLHFEIRRGKEAVNPLALLP, translated from the coding sequence ATGTTTAGTGCGTTGCGCTTGGCGCTGCTGCTAGCGCTATTCTTGTTTTTTTCTGGCTGTGCTGCGCCCAAAGGCGTCTATCACACAGTTAAGCGTGGTCAAACGCTCTACCGGATTGGACACGTTTACCGCGTCGATGTAAATCATATAGCTCGTATCAATAGGTTGACGGACCGGTCTCAACTTGAGGTGGGACAACGGCTGTTTATCCCTGGCGCTGATTCAGTAAAATATGTTCCCCCCATGGCGGTTGCCAGAAGCAAAAAATCGGTTAAACTACCTACCAGAAAATCCCAAAAGCCTGTGGCTCGACAAGCAAGCAGGCCTGCGACAAAGAAACAATCCAGCAAACCGGTTTCTCGTTCAGTGCCACGCCCTGTTCAGCCTACAAAGAAAGCCATGGCGACAAAAGGCGTTTTTGTGTGGCCAGTTCAGGGGAAGGTGATTAAAAAGTTCGGCCAAAATGGAAAGCATGCCAATAAAGGCATTGAAGTCTCCGCTAGAGGCGGTAGCGCGATTGTTGCCGCAGCTGCAGGCAAAGTAACCTATAGCGGCGATGGCATTAAAGGTTTTGGTAATCTTATTATCTTAAAACATGATGATTCTTATTTTACCGTATATGGATTCAATCAGGCGAACCTTGTCAAGTCCGGCAGTTTTGTAAGTCAGGGGCAGAAAATCGCCTTGGCGGGGAAGCCTCCTGCCGGGGGGAATCCCAGGCTGCATTTTGAAATAAGGCGCGGCAAAGAGGCGGTCAATCCCTTAGCGTTGTTGCCTTAA
- a CDS encoding sigma-70 family RNA polymerase sigma factor, which produces MTDQSNFSEDELTDSSSPADAEDSEKEELACAPVTKKKKRTAEDEDTSSGDDAIKLYLKEIQKTKLLTAEEERALARRIASGDMAARDHMIESNLRLVVKIAKRYMNRGLPFLDLIEEGNMGLIKAVERFKLSKECRFSTYATWWIRQSIERALVNQSRTIRLPVHVSDDINKFIKISRELVHRFNREPQVEEISEAMGVEPAYIRRLMVLVKKTYSIEHPMGENRDYSLIDTIEDTNADDPSVFLEDLDKFAHIQEWLESLADNEREILVLRFGLEDREPQTLDTIGQKFGVTRERIRQIEAKSLDKLRKIMEEKEAESRAFMEQDLASRQ; this is translated from the coding sequence ATGACGGATCAATCCAATTTCAGCGAAGACGAATTAACCGATAGCAGCAGTCCCGCCGATGCAGAAGACTCTGAGAAGGAAGAATTGGCATGCGCTCCGGTAACTAAAAAGAAAAAGCGCACGGCTGAAGATGAAGATACTTCTTCTGGTGATGATGCGATCAAGCTCTACCTGAAAGAAATTCAAAAGACCAAACTTCTCACAGCCGAAGAAGAACGTGCCCTGGCTCGACGCATTGCTTCCGGAGATATGGCCGCACGCGATCACATGATCGAGTCCAACCTGCGCCTGGTTGTGAAAATTGCTAAGCGTTACATGAACCGAGGGTTGCCCTTTCTGGATTTAATCGAAGAAGGAAACATGGGGCTGATCAAGGCGGTCGAACGTTTCAAGTTAAGCAAGGAATGTCGTTTTTCCACCTATGCTACCTGGTGGATAAGGCAGTCCATTGAAAGGGCCCTGGTTAATCAGAGCCGTACTATACGGCTCCCGGTTCATGTGTCCGACGATATAAACAAATTTATCAAAATTAGCCGGGAATTAGTTCATCGGTTTAATCGGGAACCCCAGGTTGAGGAAATTTCCGAGGCTATGGGTGTTGAGCCTGCCTATATCCGACGCCTTATGGTCCTGGTAAAAAAGACCTATTCTATTGAACACCCCATGGGCGAGAATCGAGATTATAGCCTCATAGACACCATCGAAGATACCAATGCTGATGATCCTTCGGTTTTCCTTGAAGATTTAGACAAGTTCGCTCACATCCAGGAATGGCTCGAATCTTTAGCAGACAATGAACGAGAAATTCTGGTGCTTCGTTTTGGACTTGAAGATCGGGAACCACAGACGTTGGATACTATTGGGCAAAAGTTCGGAGTTACGCGCGAAAGGATTAGGCAGATAGAAGCCAAAAGCCTTGACAAGTTACGTAAGATCATGGAAGAAAAGGAAGCAGAAAGCAGGGCCTTTATGGAACAGGACCTAGCAAGCAGACAGTGA
- a CDS encoding adenine phosphoribosyltransferase yields the protein MDDLKNAIRDIPDFPKKGIVFKDITTLLADAKSFHRMVDLIAHRYLDKKIDQVVGVEARGFILGAALAYKLGCGITLVRKPGKLPYKTVCKSYELEYGTDTLEIHEDAFHKGDRVIVADDLLATGGTVSTVVALVEQLGAEVVECAFLAELDFLKGRDRLPEGKVYSLLRY from the coding sequence GTGGATGACTTGAAAAATGCTATTCGGGATATACCCGATTTTCCTAAAAAAGGAATTGTCTTTAAAGATATAACCACTCTTTTGGCAGACGCTAAAAGTTTTCATCGCATGGTAGATCTGATAGCACACCGTTACCTTGATAAAAAAATTGATCAGGTTGTCGGTGTTGAGGCACGAGGTTTCATTTTAGGAGCTGCGTTGGCCTATAAGTTGGGATGCGGCATTACTTTGGTGAGAAAACCCGGGAAACTGCCCTATAAGACCGTTTGCAAGAGCTATGAGCTCGAGTATGGAACTGACACCCTGGAGATTCATGAAGACGCTTTTCATAAAGGGGACAGGGTCATCGTCGCCGATGATTTGCTGGCTACTGGGGGTACGGTATCGACGGTCGTGGCTCTGGTCGAACAGCTTGGTGCCGAGGTCGTTGAATGTGCCTTTTTGGCCGAATTGGATTTTCTAAAAGGGCGTGATCGTTTGCCTGAAGGAAAAGTTTACAGCCTGCTGCGGTATTAA
- a CDS encoding anaerobic sulfatase maturase produces the protein MISNSSADDNAACAAQGIHIVAKPIGPLCNLSCAYCFYLEKIALYRANENYRMSDKTLATFVRHYVETQPTPVVEFVWQGGEPTLLGVDFFCRVVELQRPFASLKTITNVLQTNGTLLDDDWCRFLKQHHFMVGLSLDGPREIHDRYRRDRQGEGSFDAVMRGLKLLQKHGVEYNVMASVARETARKPLEVYRFFKDEGVEFIQFVPIIERLPAAAEQELGLNLAGPAVLDREETNTAVTSWTVLPEEYSDFLIAIYEDWVRNDVGQTFVMNFEWALNAWLGNPSPVCIHAKQCGGSVVIEHNGDLFACDHHVYPEYRLGNISSDDLARMVDTSLQSGFGQNKESSLPRWCRDCEVLAACQGGCPKHRFARSPYDESGLHYLCAGYRKFFRHIRKYLRAMTTLLEHGYPASQVMEAIKGPLVIPKRPTDSGGQKKNCQE, from the coding sequence TTGATAAGCAACAGCTCAGCGGATGATAACGCCGCATGCGCAGCTCAGGGTATTCACATCGTGGCTAAGCCGATCGGGCCGCTCTGCAACCTCAGTTGCGCATACTGTTTCTATCTGGAGAAGATAGCTCTTTACCGTGCCAACGAAAATTACCGGATGTCGGACAAGACGCTGGCCACCTTCGTCCGGCACTATGTCGAAACCCAGCCGACCCCGGTGGTGGAGTTCGTCTGGCAGGGAGGGGAACCGACCCTCCTAGGCGTCGATTTCTTCTGTCGGGTGGTCGAACTGCAAAGGCCCTTCGCAAGCCTGAAGACCATCACCAATGTCCTGCAGACCAATGGCACCCTGCTCGACGACGATTGGTGCCGTTTTCTGAAGCAGCATCACTTCATGGTCGGCCTCAGCCTCGACGGTCCACGGGAGATACACGACCGCTACCGGCGCGACCGCCAGGGGGAAGGCAGTTTCGACGCCGTCATGCGAGGGCTGAAGCTTTTGCAGAAGCATGGCGTGGAGTACAACGTCATGGCCAGCGTCGCCCGTGAGACAGCACGAAAGCCTCTGGAGGTCTACCGCTTCTTCAAAGACGAGGGAGTCGAGTTCATCCAGTTCGTTCCGATTATCGAACGACTACCGGCCGCGGCCGAACAGGAACTCGGTCTCAACCTGGCCGGACCGGCAGTCCTCGACCGGGAGGAAACAAACACAGCGGTCACCTCCTGGACAGTGCTTCCGGAAGAATACAGCGATTTTCTCATCGCCATCTACGAGGACTGGGTGCGCAACGACGTCGGTCAAACCTTCGTCATGAACTTCGAGTGGGCGCTTAACGCGTGGCTTGGCAACCCCTCCCCGGTATGCATCCACGCCAAACAGTGCGGCGGATCGGTGGTAATCGAGCACAACGGCGACCTGTTTGCTTGCGATCACCATGTCTATCCGGAATACCGGCTCGGCAACATCAGCTCCGACGACCTGGCCCGAATGGTCGACACGTCGCTGCAGTCGGGTTTCGGCCAGAACAAGGAAAGCTCCCTGCCGCGCTGGTGCCGGGATTGCGAGGTGTTGGCGGCCTGCCAGGGCGGATGCCCCAAGCACCGTTTTGCCCGCAGTCCTTACGACGAATCTGGCCTACACTATCTCTGCGCCGGCTACCGGAAGTTTTTCCGCCACATCCGTAAATACCTGCGGGCGATGACCACCCTTCTGGAGCACGGGTACCCTGCTTCCCAAGTCATGGAGGCGATCAAGGGGCCGCTGGTGATCCCAAAGAGGCCGACGGACTCGGGGGGACAAAAGAAGAACTGTCAAGAATAG
- a CDS encoding DUF4410 domain-containing protein → MGNQKFKKLSEFHSDYLRKIAIVVPCLITMIVAAGCASTKVDRKQVVSGKLPRPAHIWVYDFAATPADLPIHSTLAAQYAEHSTPQTAEHIAEGHALGAEIQRELVSQIRDMGLIAQHATGSTRLQLNDLVIQGYIVSFEEGETSKRVLVGLGSGSSHLNVAVEGFQMTNQGLRKLGGGTTEAGGGKTPGAAVGAAAWIATANPLGLIVSTGVKLHEEKTGSGKVEGRAKQTAKELAEVLKMRFQEQGWID, encoded by the coding sequence ATGGGCAATCAAAAATTCAAGAAACTGTCCGAATTCCACTCGGATTATCTGAGAAAGATCGCGATAGTCGTTCCCTGCCTGATCACCATGATCGTTGCCGCCGGGTGCGCCTCGACCAAGGTAGATCGCAAACAAGTCGTGAGCGGCAAGCTGCCCCGCCCTGCGCACATCTGGGTATATGACTTCGCCGCTACGCCGGCCGATCTTCCGATCCACTCCACGCTGGCCGCGCAGTATGCCGAACACAGCACCCCCCAAACGGCCGAGCATATCGCCGAAGGGCATGCATTGGGTGCTGAAATCCAGAGGGAGTTGGTATCTCAGATCCGCGACATGGGTTTAATTGCGCAACATGCAACCGGAAGCACAAGACTGCAACTCAATGACCTCGTCATCCAGGGCTATATCGTTTCCTTTGAAGAAGGGGAAACCTCCAAGCGCGTTCTGGTCGGATTGGGCTCCGGTTCGTCCCATTTGAATGTAGCGGTCGAAGGTTTTCAGATGACGAATCAGGGGCTACGCAAGCTGGGTGGTGGCACGACCGAGGCCGGCGGCGGAAAAACTCCCGGGGCCGCAGTGGGAGCTGCTGCCTGGATCGCCACGGCCAATCCGCTGGGACTCATTGTCAGCACCGGTGTGAAATTACATGAAGAAAAAACCGGTAGCGGCAAGGTGGAGGGTCGGGCCAAGCAAACCGCCAAGGAACTAGCAGAGGTGCTCAAGATGCGCTTCCAGGAACAAGGCTGGATCGACTAA
- a CDS encoding patatin-like phospholipase family protein: MKWKKDCWLTRICMAVVAFMVFVPGCAQLERHTALPAALQGRGEIPGLPGVRYRVGIDNTEMALEGIECNKRELSYLAVLGHEAPMPPAIALAISGGGDNGAFGAGLLNGWTATGNRPEFKLVTGISTGALIAPFAFLGPQYDDTLKEVYTNISGQDIAKPRNILAAIFSDAMADNAPLWRLLEKHITREMLDAIAAEYLSRGRLLLVGTTDLDAQQPVIWNMTKIAASDDPKALKLFRTIMIASAAIPGAFPPVLIDVTVDGKHYQEMHVDGGATNQVFVYPPSIHIEEVQAATHQRERMVYVIRNSRLDPEWSQVERRTLSIVGRAISSLIQTQGIGDLDRIYLIAKRDEADFNLAFIPATFDAPHEEEFDTEYMRQLFEVGYEMAAKGYPWHKAPPGFASVE; encoded by the coding sequence ATGAAATGGAAAAAAGACTGTTGGTTAACCCGTATTTGCATGGCAGTTGTCGCTTTCATGGTTTTTGTACCAGGGTGCGCCCAACTCGAACGGCATACGGCATTGCCCGCTGCCTTGCAAGGTCGGGGGGAAATCCCCGGCCTTCCCGGCGTACGCTATCGGGTCGGAATAGACAATACCGAAATGGCCCTGGAGGGAATCGAGTGCAACAAAAGAGAACTGTCCTACCTGGCAGTCCTCGGCCATGAAGCCCCCATGCCGCCGGCCATTGCTTTGGCGATTTCCGGCGGCGGCGACAACGGAGCTTTCGGCGCCGGCTTGTTGAACGGCTGGACGGCTACCGGCAACCGGCCGGAGTTCAAGCTGGTGACCGGCATCAGCACCGGTGCCCTGATTGCCCCCTTTGCTTTTCTGGGACCGCAATACGACGACACGCTGAAGGAGGTATATACGAACATATCCGGCCAGGACATCGCGAAACCACGCAATATCCTGGCCGCCATTTTCAGCGACGCCATGGCGGACAACGCTCCTTTATGGCGCCTGTTGGAAAAGCATATCACTCGTGAAATGCTGGACGCCATCGCTGCTGAATACCTCTCCAGAGGAAGGCTTCTGTTGGTCGGCACCACCGACCTGGACGCGCAACAACCGGTGATCTGGAACATGACCAAAATCGCCGCCAGCGACGACCCCAAAGCGCTCAAACTGTTCCGGACCATCATGATCGCCTCCGCGGCCATTCCGGGAGCTTTTCCGCCGGTACTGATCGACGTGACCGTTGATGGCAAGCACTATCAGGAAATGCATGTTGACGGCGGTGCCACGAACCAGGTCTTTGTCTACCCCCCCTCTATACACATTGAGGAGGTCCAGGCGGCCACGCATCAGCGCGAAAGAATGGTCTATGTCATTCGCAACAGTCGCCTGGATCCGGAATGGAGCCAGGTAGAACGACGGACCCTGTCGATTGTCGGCCGGGCCATATCCTCCCTGATCCAGACCCAGGGCATAGGTGATCTGGATCGAATCTACCTGATCGCGAAACGGGACGAAGCGGATTTCAACCTTGCCTTTATCCCGGCAACCTTCGATGCACCTCACGAAGAGGAATTCGATACAGAATACATGCGCCAGCTTTTCGAGGTAGGTTACGAAATGGCCGCCAAGGGCTACCCCTGGCACAAAGCGCCGCCAGGCTTCGCTTCGGTAGAATAA